In a genomic window of Erigeron canadensis isolate Cc75 chromosome 5, C_canadensis_v1, whole genome shotgun sequence:
- the LOC122600972 gene encoding probable glutathione S-transferase parC: MVKDEVVLVNFWSSPFGTRVKIALEEKGIPYEYKEEDLFNKSSFLSTINPVYNKVPVLIHNEKSICESMNIIEYIDEAWSDRVPSFLPSDPYQRAQARFWANFIDKELYEASRKIYRGKGEEEQESGKKEVLRILKLVEGELRDKAFFGGDNLGFVDISLIPFYSRFYSWETFGKFSIEEECPNLVAWAKRCLQKESVAKSLPDPIKIYEFLLYLNMYLAK; this comes from the exons atggtgaaAGATGAAGTAGTTTTGGTCAACTTCTGGTCCAGCCCGTTTGGAACCAGAGTCAAGATAGCCTTAGAAGAAAAGGGAATTCCTTATGAATACAAAGAAGAGGACTTGTTTAATAAAAGCTCATTTTTGTCAACAATCAATCCTGTTTACAACAAAGTTCCAGTCCTTATTCATAATGAGAAATCCATATGTGAATCAATGAATATAATAGAATACATCGATGAGGCTTGGAGTGACCGAGTGCCTTCTTTCTTACCTTCTGATCCTTACCAAAGAGCACAAGCTCGATTTTGGGCCAATTTCATTGACAAAGAG ctATATGAAGCAAGCAGGAAGATATATAGAGGCAAAGGGGAAGAAGAACAAGAGAGTGGCAAGAAAGAAGTGTTGAGAATATTGAAATTGGTTGAAGGTGAACTTAGAGACAAGGCTTTTTTTGGTGGTGACAACTTAGGTTTTGTTGATATATCACTTATACCATTTTATAGTAGATTCTATTCATGGGAAACATTTGGCAAATTTAGCATTGAAGAGGAGTGTCCCAATCTAGTGGCATGGGCCAAAAGATGTTTGCAAAAGGAAAGTGTTGCCAAGTCTCTACCTGATCCAATCAAGATTTATGAGTTCCTTTTGTACCTAAACATGTATTTGGCAAAGTAA